The Vibrio cyclitrophicus sequence ACGTTGCTGACATCGAAGATGCGCTGGTAAGTACAAGTAAGCCAGCGTCTGTTGATATCAGTGATTACATGAAGAAAGCATACCCACAATTCAAGGCGACGGAAGGCGACCTAGAACTGGGTGCCAAAGTGCTGAGCGGTGAGATGGAATGGCACTAAGTTGATAATCTCGGTTGTGTCGCAGAACAGTTTGAAGATTGTATGCTAAATTTATTGGTGATACACAACTGGAGATATCGATGATCTGGCTTTCAGTGAAAGTACTACAGATTGGACTTGTCTATGGATACAGGAAGTATCAAAAAACAAAAAGAGCTCCAGCTTAGGGGCTCTTTTTTTGTTTCGGAGAAGAGATTTTCTATTTCAAGTGGGAAAGAAAATCTGCATTTTCCCGGTTTACTCGTTAGTAGTCAGATTTGCTTAATAGCCAAATCAGCCCCGCAACTCAATATCACCAAAAAGCGAAAGTATGTTGAAAATAGAACCCATTACTCCTCACATCGGCGCTCGCATCTACGGATTAGGTCTTGCGGCCTGCGGCGCTGATGAACTCGATAAGGTGTATCAGGCACTTATTACCCATCAAGTGATCTTTCTAGACGGGCAGACTTTGTCTCCAGAACAACACTTGGAGATTGCAGAACGTTTTGGAACGTTAGAGCCTGTACATCCTTTCTTCCCTCATGTGGAAAGTGCGCCTCAGGTGAGCCTGATTGAAACAACCCGAGGCAATGCGCCAATGGAAAGTTATTGGCATACCGACTTAACGTGGCGCAGCTTGCCGTCGAAAGCTTCCCTGTTACATGCTCAACACATTCCAAGCGTCGGTGGTGATACGATCTGGTGTTCTATGACGGCGGTTTTTGAATCTCTAAATGAAGATATGAAAACAAAACTGAGAGGCTTATCAGCGACTCACTCGCTGGTGGCTTTTGAAGGTATAGAGCCAGATCAAATTGAGCTTGATTGGCACAAATCCTTAATTAAAACAGCACAGGAGAATCCGCCAGTGGTTCACCCCGTTGTTCAAATTCATCCTGAAACAGGCAAGGAAACGCTTTATATCAATGAGCAGTTTACTCGCTATATCAACGAACTGCCTCGTCAAGAAAGTGATGAGTTGCTCCGCCAACTGTTTGAAATTGCACGACGCCCCGAGTTTCAAGTTCGTTTTAAATGGTGCAAAGGCTCAATGGCGATATGGGACAATAGAGTCACTCAACATTATGCGGTGATTGATTACGGCGATACCCCAAGAAAGATGCATCGCGTTACAGTGACATAATGGTAAGTAAGAGGAAACGCTCGCGGACAAATCTTAGGAACTCAGGTTTGGTGTCTGAATTTGAATATAAAACTGAGACTTCATTCATCTTGTCAATAATTAAAACAAAAGCGTTGATACATATTTGATTGAAACCTCACTGCTCGGAGGTGATGTGTAATATAATCGGCGCCAAATTATAAGTATAAAAACTAAATCATAGAATTGATAAACGTCAGGGCTTAGAGAACAAAGTAATTCGTATGAACGCGATTCGTAAAGTTTACCAGTACGCAGAACCAAACCTTACCCTAGTGGGTTGGATGGGCTTTGTCGGCTTTCCCATTTACTACATTGTGTGGGAATTTTTGTTCCCTCAACCTTATGAAAACCTACCGCTGCGTCTAGCGTGTTCGGTACTGTTCTTAGGCATCATTTTCCGTAATCGTGTCCCATTTGAATGGCGCAAATACCTTCCTGCTTATTACCAAGTCGCGGTAACCCTCTGCTTGCCGTGTTTCTTCTTTTACATGCTGCTGATGAACAATTGGTCCAACGTTTGGGTCATGTCGTTCATGTCAGCTATATTCCTGCATATTTTGTTGGTGCACGTCACTAAAGTTATGTTCGCTCAAACTTTTGCCGGAATCGGAATTGCGACGTTATGTGCTTGGGTGGCACAAGGTTTCTACCTAGAGCTCACAATGGATTGGACGCATGTGCCAATCTTTTTGTTTATCTACTTATTCGGTAATTTATTCTACTTCCGTAATCAGATGGAACATGAAAATAAGGTGTCACTGGCGAAGTCTTTTGGTGCCGGTATTGCCCATGAGATGCGAAACCCGTTAAGTGGTTTGTTGACCTCGATAGATGTCATACAATCCATACTGCCGAACCCTAAAAGTGGCGACCATAAAGGGCAATATGCGCTGAGCAATGAAGACGTTATCCAGTTGCGAGAAGTGGGTGATGAAGCGATGGAGATCATTCATTCCGGTAACGAAACGATTGATCTGCTACTGACTTCAATTGATGAAAACCGTGTATCTCGCTCGACCTTTAAAAAACATTCGGCGCAAGCGGTCGTTGAGGATTCGATTGTCAGCTTTAACTACAAGCGCGCAGCCGATAAATCTGCAATCTCTTTAGACGTACAAAGCGACTTTGACTTCTTAGGCAGCGATACCTTGTTGAAGTATGTGATGTATAACCTGTTCAAGAACGCATTCCATCATCGCAGCCCTGAAGATTTCCATATTCATGTCACGATGTGCAGTGATGAAGTAACCAATCAAATCATGGTGACGGATAACGGATCTGGCATATCAAGCGATGTGATTCGCCGCATCTTCCAAGATTTCTACACCACAGGCCAATCGGGTAATTACGGTTTAGGTTTACCCTTCTGTCAGAAGGTCATGCGCTCATTTGGTGGCGAAATTAAATGTCAGTCGGAAGTGGAACAATGGACGCAGTTCACGATGACGTTCCCATCTCTGACATCCAATTCAGTGGAAGAAATTAAGAGCGAACTGACTAAGTTAAAGACTGTAGTGATGATCAGTGACCAGAAGGTTCTGGCCAGTAAAATGACCGAGATGTCGCGTTTTATGGGCTTTGACGTCACTATTATGGATGTCGCCTCTGCGCTTAAAAATAAGGAATATCAGTTCGAATTTGATTTGGTATTCGTGGATATGGAGAGCTTGGATCTACGAGTTAGCTGTTTGGAGAGAATTGAGTCACTGCTTTCGTTTACTGAAGCTCGAATCATTTACCTCTATGAGCATCATCCGATTAGGCGTGTACGTAACGTTTCTTTCGAGCCTATTTGGGTGGAAACACAAGTTTGGCTACTCAATACCAAAGCGACCATCGATCGTTTACTGTTTGATTCCAATTATGTGATGCCGTCTGTGCCGGTAAAACCGCTAGAGGCTGCGAATAAGCGTACGATCATGGTGGTGGATGACAACGAATCTCTACGCCGATTTACTGCGATGTTATTGGAAAAACAGGGGTTTGATGTTGTGCAGAAAGAGGATGGCCAACAAGCCTTAGACGCTTTGGATAGTGATGATATTGACTTGATTCTCATGGATATCGAAATGCCTATCATGGATGGTGTGGAAGCTTCTCGCCGAATTCGAAGTGCTAACAAGGCTTACTCTTCTGTTCCGATTATTGCCCATACCGGTGACAGTTCGCCCGTCACTTTGGAGAAAATGGAATCATCAGGTATGTCTGATTTCATCGTCAAACCCGCAGATAAAAACCGACTGTTCGATAAAATAGCTCACTGGATTTAGTGGATGTAACAGTCTGAAGTACAGGGGTATTGGGTAGACATGGATTCAAGAAAGAGCTCAGCGAATTGCTGGGCTCTTTTTGTATCGCGACATGATAGCGTCCATTCAGTCCTGCCGTTAGTTATAGAATTGGTGCGTACAGAGTTACACGAATTCTAACTCTGGGTGATGGTACGCCTCGTGACAAACCGTGAGCACATGGTCAATGTCTCGTAGCGTCATGTCAGCATTCACTGAAAATCGGATGATGTTCTTATTCTTACCCGTCGCTGGACGGCAGAACACTGCGCCGAACACATCCCGCTCTTCAAGGAAATCGCGTACTCGCTCTGTATTTCTTTCATTACCGCATTCTAGCGAGACGATTTGAGATTCACTACGGATGTTAAAGCCGATCCGCTTTAAACCCGTAATGAGCGATTGTGCTCGCTTAAACAGGGTTTCTCGTTTGTCATCTGCACCTTTAATCACCTCCAATGTTTTCTCTAAACGAATCACCTCTTGCGGCAACACAGTTGAGCTAAAAATGGCGGGATAAGCGACAAACGGCAAAGTATCGGATAGCTGTTTGGGCCCAAGGATCGCGCCTGCACGATAAGCGAAGGTTTTGGCTAAGCTGACCGTGATAAAGTCGACTTGGTCATTGAGCCCGAGAGCTTGCACCAAGCCTGCACCTTTTTCACCGTGCGTTCCTAATGAGTGCGATTCATCGACGATAACAGCGCAGTCAAACTCCTGCGCCATTTCGTAGATGTCGCGGAGCGGGGCAATGGTACCGATGGTGCTGTAAACCGAGTCGACAACAACCACACCGGAACCATGACGTTCCAGTTGCTTACGTAAATGACTCATATTGTTATGCATAAATGGGTGAGCCATCGCACCCGCCGCGCGAATACCTTCCCATAGCGACATGTGTGCAAAGAAGTCGATATACACAGGCGTATTTGGCGGACAGATTGTTTGAAGCAACCCAATATTGGCTGCCCAACCAGATTGAGAAAGTAGGCAACTTTCCATTCCAACATAGTTCGCGAGTTCGGTTTCAAACGCAGGTTTAGAGTCTGCATCTTGTAAGAAAATCGCAGACATCACGACGTTGTCATCGTGTTCACAGATCGCAGCTTGGTGAGCTTGTTGGATTGCTTTGTTGTGCGACAAAGACAAATAATCATTGCTTTGCAAGACAACGGCGTCGCGCGATGGACGTTTACCCAATACCAAGTGTTTTTGGCTTTGGTTCTGGGTAATTAGATCTTGAATATAGAAGCTCAAGCGTTCTTCAATAAAGGAAGGTAATGGTTTGTTTTTGGTTTTATCACTCATAATAGTTCTCTTCAAATACAGGATAACGCCAGCGCTGACGGCTGTATATTGACGACAAAAAGTGATGTGTCATTAGCCAAGTTGCATAATTTTGTGGGTGCTTGCAAACTCAGCATTTAAGGGTTTTGAGGCGATTGAATTTCCTTACGGTTTGGGGCTTTAGCCGAGTCAAGATATAAAGAATAGCGCGCTCTATTATGATGTAAGGTTATTAAAATTCGATTCTGAATAGCTATCGAATATGAGCTGTGAACGAGGATAAGTTTTATCAATGAGTCCTCTTTTGGTATCAAGGCTATTCTCGATGACTACTTGATAAACGTTAATTGATTCAGATTTGGGATTTGCTGTCTGTCGCTGAACTTAACTGGAGAATTGGGGTTTTGATTGTTATGTTATATCATATCAAAAATAGAACACTCGACATTTGGACATCAATATCATGGATAAAATTAAGCAAGTCTTGCTGGTTGCCGGAACACACGGCAATGAGCTCTCAGGTATTTACCTACACAAGCTGATCAAAGAGCGTATGTATGCCGCCGATCGTTCGACATTTTCTACGAATTCAGTTATCGCAAACCCTAAAGCGGTAGAGCAGAACGTACGATACCTTGATACCGACCTAAACCGTCAGTTTTCTAATGCTAACCACGACGACACTATGGGTTTAGCAGAGTACACAGTGGCGCGACAGTTTATAGACAGACACGCAAGCAAAGAGCAACAACTGATTGTGGATTTACACAACACGACCAGCAATATGGGGGCGACACTAATCTTGCTTTCCAATGATGCTTTCTATCAAAAAATGGGCGCGTATGTGAAACAACGAATGCCTGAAGCTAATATTCTGTTTGAAGATAGAAAGCCTTGGGATGAGCAGCCTTACCTTTGTACTGCTGGGAAGTGTGGGGTGATGATTGAAGTTGGTGCTCAGGCACATGGCTCACTGAAGTTCGATACACTCAAATTGATGAAGCAGATGCTGACCATGGTTCTTGATTACGTTGAGAAGCACAACCTCAACCAAGTACAAGCGTTAGAAGACTACGATGCTTTCTTCTATGTTGAAGAGGTGAATGTTCCGCTTGGCCCAGACGGTATGCGTGTTGCTACTGTGCACCCAGCGATCTGTGGTCGAGATTTCGAGGTAGTGAAGAAAGGTGAGCCAATACTGGCGACTTTCTTTGGCTATGATATTTACTGGGAGCGTGAACAAGACACCTATCCACATTTCATTAATGAAAGTGCTTACGCTAAAGCCAACATTGCCATGGCACTGGCCGACAAGCGTTTGGTCTCAGTGAACTAGCGTTTTGAACCTATAACGGATTAGTTAAAAAGCCCTATGAATGTATCAATTCATAGGGCTTTGATTTTAGGGAGCGGGAGAATTAACCAGTTCTGGTTAGATCTGACACGCCAACAATTGGTTTTCTAGATCGTTGTCGATGCTATAACCAATGACTTCTATTCTGGTTTCATTGCACTCATCTAACTCACACTCTGTTAGGCCATCTTCCGTTAGGTTGTAACCAAAGATGCCGCTTTGAGTGATGAACACCGCTTTCATTCGTTCGGCTTTGAGTCCAACTAATACCTTAAGCAATTGCTGGCGATCGAACAGTTTATCAGCCGCGAATCGCCAACCAATACTTTCAAACCCTTCACCTTGGTTATTAGCCTTTATCATACCGCTCTCTGGCATCGGTAATTCTGAAGCGAGTGGCTTGTCTTGTTTATGATGATGGTGGTGATGGTGCCCATGAGCTTGATGATGGTAAAAGTTGGTGTCTCCTTCAAACTCACCGAAAGGGATCTTACCGTGATGGGCAAATATGAGTTTTGTGTCTGGGTGGCAAACCTGAGCGACGTACTCCGCCAGTTTTTCTGCATCGCCACTTTTGTAGAGATCGACTTTATTACCCACGATGGTATCGGCAATGGTGATTTGCTGATTGAAGGTATCGTGTTCAGAGTAACGTGCGTCAGATAGCTTACGGGCATCGACTAAAGTAACGTTCTTCTGTAGTGACAACACTTTACGATAGTGTTCTGAAGACAGGACTTCTAGCACTTCTTTAGGGTGACCAAGCCCGGTCGGCTCGATCAACAAGCGATCGGGTTTTGCCTCAAACAGCAGTTGATTCAGTGCGATTTGCATCGGTAAACCAGCCGCGCAACATATACAGCCGCCAGGCACTTCTCGGATAAACACTTGTTGTTTGTTGTCGTTCCCTTGGATCAAACTGCCGTCTACGCCGATTTCTCCAAATTCGTTCACCAAAATAGCCCAGTTTTCATCTGCGGGTTTGTTCTTCATTAGATTGAGAATTGCGGTCGTTTTACCTACGCCGAGAAAGCCGGTAATGATATTGGTTGGAATACCCAAGAGAGGCTTTTTATCAGAGTTCATTGGCAATTCTCCTATAACCTTGCACAAGGGTATGGTTTGCCGAAACAACGGACTCTGAAAACGCAGAATACTCGGGTGGTACTTTTGAGATATTGTTCAAATCAAACCCTGAACCGATGTTAGTCATTGGTGGTACATGGAAGTTCTCAGGTAAGTCGTGTCCGTCCACTACACAGTTATGGCGAATCACACAACCTTTGCCAATCACCGCATTAAAGACGACTGAGTTGAAGCCAATAAATACGTCATCACAGACCTGACAAGGACCATGAATGATCGATCGGTGAGCGATGGATGAGCGTTCACCAATAGTGACGGCAGCGCCAGCTTTAGAGTGAATAACCACACCATCTTGAATGTTGGTGTCGCGCTTAATCACAATGGCTTCCATGTCACCTTGTTCGTTGACCTCGTCAGCTCGAATCACAGCGTAAGGGCCAATAAACACGTTGTCTTCAATGATGACCTTGCCGCAGATGATGGCGGTCGGGTCAATGAAAGCGGTCTCCGATACTTCTGGCATATGACCGCTTGGATTTCTTCTTAACATATTGATTTCTTTTTATTGATGGTAATAACTGCTGAACTAGCGCTCGAATGACAGCCTCATTGCTGGAGTGACCATGTCACTAGATATGCCTTTTGATGCATCAGCGATATGCGTATTTTGGTTATCAGGGGATTCTGGATTGCTATAAACCTTGGCACCATTGACCCATGTGTGTTTTATCTGAGCAGAGAATTCGTGCCCTGCGAATGGCGACCACCCACATTGATATAAGCTGTTGTCATTGCTGACTAAAGTAGGTGCTTGCGAGTCAACCAGTACTAAATCAGCGTAGTAACCTTCGCGAATAAAGCCTCGTTCACGTATTGCATAGCGCAGTGCTGGGTTGTGAGCCGTTTTCTCTACAACCTGAGCTATTGTCATTCTTCCAGACTTCACATGGTCAAATAGGGTCAACAATGCATGTTGGACTAAAGGCAAACCGGCGGGTGCTTGTTCATAGGGAACTTGTTTCTCTTCCCATGTATGTGGCGCGTGATCTGTCGCGATGATGTCGATTTGGCCCGTGCTCAATGCTGCTAATAGAGCGTCTTTATCACTAGGGTATTTGACGGCTGGGTTGCACTTAATTTGGTTACCGAGCGTTGCGTAATCTTTATTGCTAAACCATAAGTGATGGACACAAGCTTCTGCGGTAATACGTTTTCCCTGAATGGGGCCGGCTTCAAACTGAGCGAGTTCTTTTTCTGTCGTGATGTGCAGCACATGAAGTTGACTGTTGTGTTTTTTGGCTAGCTCAATCGCATAGGAAGAAGAGGTATAACAAGCTTTGTCATCTCTTAGAATGGGGTGATCTTCAATCGTGAAAACCGCTTTCTCTTTTCTTAATTGTTCTTGGTTTTTCGCGATAACAGGCCCGCTTTCACAGTGAGTGACAATTAGGACGGGAGAATCACGGAATATGGCATTGAGTGCTTGAGGATCTTCAACCAACAGGTTGCCCGTTGAAGCGCCCATAAACACCTTTACACCGCAGTGCTTAGTTGGGTCGAGACGTTTAATTTGTTCGAGATTGTCTTCGGTTGCTCCGAGATAAAACGAGTAATTTGCTAACGAGCTTTGTGCTGCAATATCAAACTTTCTTTCTAAGGCTTCAATGGTCGTTGTAGCAGGGTTTACGTTTGGCATCTCCATATAGCTGGTAATACCGCCTGCAACCGCAGCTCGTGACTCAGTGGCGATTGAGCCTTTGTGTGTTAATCCCGGTTCGCGAAAATGGACTTGGTCGTCAATCATTCCAGGAAGGAGGTAGCAGCCTTGAGCGTCAATAATCTCATCATCTGGCTTTGGTTCGATGTTGTTGGCTATTCTTTCTATTCGCTGGTTAATGATCAATAGATCCGATTCGGTAATGATGCCTTCATTGACCAAACGGGCATTCTTGATGAGTGTTGCAGACATAGCGGTTCATTCTTCCTTTTTGATTAGTGCTAATGCTGGGGGAGTGTCTAAGAAAATAGCGTTACGGCTATGCTTCTTAGAGCTTAGAGCTTAGAGCTTAGAGCTTATGTATCGACGCATTCATCACATACGCAGCTAATCTCTAACTGAGGGCTTGTTACAGTAAAGCCTTCTTGTTTTGCGTGAGATTGAAGATCGCGAATGATAGAAGGGGCGATGGTTTGCTCGCTGATTTTGTCGCACTTAGAGCAAATCAAAAACTGCGGGATACCGTGCTCATGATCGCAAAGGATATGGTCGCAAAGTATGTACTTGTTCGAGACTTGCAGTTTGTGCGCCAAGTGTCGCTCTTCAAGAAATTCCAACACTCGATAAACCGACATCGCTTGAACGTGTTGATCAAAGTGTTCCTTACAATATTCAACGATTTCATACGCAGACAGAGCTTTGTCGGCATGAACCAGTGCTCGCAGTATCAACAGTCTCTTAGCGGTAAACTGTTTTCCGTTTGTTTTACAGCCTTGTTTTACGTGCTCAATGATCGCTTCGATGTCTCTCATTCAATCCACAAAATTAGTGATAATATAGATATGTTATAACATAACAATCAATTTCAAGAAACGAACTTTTACTTCAAGAATCTTTTAGGTGGGATCTCTCTTTTGGTGCGTACCTCGTAGATGCACATAGACGAACATGAGCTATTTATTGTCCACCATTTGCATGTTGTGCCAAAGAAGCTTTCCTATAATGATTGAATTACTGATTAAAAGCCTAAAAGAACATGGGTTATTATAAGTGAATTCGAATTAAATTCTGAAATGATACAAATCTCATATTTAATAACGCTTATTTAGTAACCTCTGTTGAGTCTCATATCAAATCAAGTGGCTGATTTTATTGGGTATCAGAGAAAAGTCTCAAAAATTATTATTTAGATCGCTAAAGTTTTAAATTCTGTATTGTGGTGTTTGTGTGGAGTATAATTCCATTTGGTAGCTATGGATTAGATGGTTTTTAGCTATATGTGTGAAATTTTAAGTGAGTTATCTTTCTGATTTGAAAGAATAATTAAATAGTTAGGATAAAAAAGTTGGCGAAAATCAGAAGCTTGGCATACACTTTCCTTGTAAATGACCTTATCTCATTGATTGAATAGGGTAAATGCTTTGGCGCTACTGGCGATAGTAGCAATGTTTAACATAGCTTTGAGGAAAGTTTTATGGCACTCACGAAGGCCGATTTGGCTGAGAACCTGTTTGAGACACTCGGATACAGCAAGCGGGATGCCAAGGAAACGGTGGAAGTGTTTTTCGAAGAAGTTCGTAAAGCGCTCGAAAATGGCGAACAGGTAAAACTGTCTGGTTTTGGTAATTTTGATCTTCGCGAGAAAAACGAGCGACCTGGTCGTAACCCGAAAACTGGTGAAGACATTCCAATTTCTGCTCGACGTGTTGTTACTTTTAGACCGGGACAAAAACTAAAGGCCCGTGTCGAAAATATTAAAATCGAGAAGTAGCCAAGCAATAGACCACGCCTAGCGTGGTCTTTTTGTATGTGACGTCTAATTTTAAACTGCGTTAAAACTATTCCCTTTATTCTTATCTCTATCTCTATCTCTATCTCTATCTCTATCTCGTCTAGCTTTCTAGAGCTATAAGCCGATAGATTCACTTTGAGCTTTTCGGCTAGCTACGCTGCCTAACTGATCTCCAGAATGTAATATAGCCAAAAAGAAAGGGCTGCAAATTAATGGCAGCCCTTTGAGTTGATATTCTGTGGTGTTCTAAACGGTTTACGCGGCTTTAATATGAGTCGTGATATACGGTTGCCATGCTTGTTGGTAAAGCTCTAAAGATTGGCGTCTTAGGCTATTAATTTGCGCCGCTTCGATATCGTTGATTGGGCGATGTTCTGCAATGGCGTGACGCTCAATACCTTGGATAATTTTATATAGCTCGTGCTCAGGGCCACTTTTCACGTCAGCAATTGCTTTCAAGTGAAGCTGAACTTCAGCAATAATGTTGGTTTTAGGTAAACGAACCAACAAGTTAAGGTCACGGTAGCCTGAGTCAGCTGGCGATTTAAACTTGTTTTTCAGCTTAACAACGTCTGCTTCGCGGCTTAGCGCTTCGTAGACTTCAACCAAGCTCTCTACATCGTTCGCGATGATAGTTGCACGGGCTAAGTCGGTAATTTTTGTTACATCACCATCAAGCTCAAGGGCGATTTTTTCTTCTGCACGAGCTTGAGATTTAACGCCAGCAAATAGCGCTTCAGAATTGGTGAGTAGGGCTGTACTTTTACAGATAGTTTCTAGTTCAGCTTGGCCTTGATGAGCTTTGCTGTACAGAATATCGAAGTCGGTATAAGGCTGAGTCGGACGTGAGTCGAATGCCTTGATGCCATACAAGCCGCTTAGACTATGGCGGAATACATTTGATGAAACTTGGTTTTGCGATGACGCTGTGCGCGATTGATCAGTTGAACTTGTTGAAACAGGTGCTGCTGCGAATGCAGGCGCTCGGCTCAATACCAGAAGCATTAGGGCCGTCGTACGGAGAAATACACTCATTCAAACTCCAAAATACAAGGTTACAAAAACGGGTAGTCAAAAGGGGTAACCAGTAACGCAAAAGAGTAAAAACAGCCTAACTTAACTCGCTACATATTAAATGGGGCTAGTTAAGACAGAAACCAACTTTAACGTTTAATATTGCTTTAAAATGTGAAGATATAGACAAATAATCCAACCGTTAGTTCCGCAATTATCAGAACTTTGAACTTAATCAGTTTCTGATTTTATCGAAACCAATTTGGTACTTTAAACCAAGCTAAGGTTGCTCTTACCTCTCTATACTGTACCCTTGCATTATGACTGTTTAACATGAACGAAAGATGAATAATCCTGAATTTTGGCACAATAAATGGGCAGCCAACCAAATTGGTTTCCACCTTGAAGATGTAAACCCACTTCTGATTAAATTTTGGGAAAAGACTGAGCCTAGCTACGAGAAGAGTGTGTTTGTTCCACTTTGTGGTAAAAGTGAAGATCTGATTTGGCTAGCTTCAAAGCATGAAGATGTTCAAGGTGTCGAGTTAAGCCAGATTGCGGTCCGTGCATTTTTTGCAGAGCACCTTTACACGCCGACTGTGACTCAAATCAATGGTCAGCACGAGCTGTATCAATTCGATGAACTGAACATCTATACAGGCGATTATTTCACAGCGCCGATCCAGCCTGTCGATACCATTTATGATCGCGCGTCTTTAGTCGCATTGCCTCAAGAGATGCGAGTGCAGTATGTCGAGCGTTTAAAACAACTGGTGAAACCGGGTGGAAAGATCCTTCTGGTGACTCTGGATTATGACCAAAGCGAGATGACAGGGCCTCCGTTTAGCGTACCTAAATTAGAGATCGATCAGTTGTTTGCAGGATACAAAATTACATTGTTGAATCAAGATATCGCAGACGATGAACATCCGAAGATTGCTAAGAAAGGCTTGTCTC is a genomic window containing:
- a CDS encoding RelA/SpoT domain-containing protein, with the protein product MSVFLRTTALMLLVLSRAPAFAAAPVSTSSTDQSRTASSQNQVSSNVFRHSLSGLYGIKAFDSRPTQPYTDFDILYSKAHQGQAELETICKSTALLTNSEALFAGVKSQARAEEKIALELDGDVTKITDLARATIIANDVESLVEVYEALSREADVVKLKNKFKSPADSGYRDLNLLVRLPKTNIIAEVQLHLKAIADVKSGPEHELYKIIQGIERHAIAEHRPINDIEAAQINSLRRQSLELYQQAWQPYITTHIKAA
- a CDS encoding thiopurine S-methyltransferase: MNNPEFWHNKWAANQIGFHLEDVNPLLIKFWEKTEPSYEKSVFVPLCGKSEDLIWLASKHEDVQGVELSQIAVRAFFAEHLYTPTVTQINGQHELYQFDELNIYTGDYFTAPIQPVDTIYDRASLVALPQEMRVQYVERLKQLVKPGGKILLVTLDYDQSEMTGPPFSVPKLEIDQLFAGYKITLLNQDIADDEHPKIAKKGLSRFSEEVYLIESDA
- the ihfA gene encoding integration host factor subunit alpha — encoded protein: MALTKADLAENLFETLGYSKRDAKETVEVFFEEVRKALENGEQVKLSGFGNFDLREKNERPGRNPKTGEDIPISARRVVTFRPGQKLKARVENIKIEK